Sequence from the Psilocybe cubensis strain MGC-MH-2018 chromosome 10, whole genome shotgun sequence genome:
TACTTCCGGTCTCACAATCAGCACAGGCAAATATCTAAACAATATCATGACCAGATTAATCCATTTCATGAACAATGAAAAATCAGATTTGGTCGTACATATCCGCAAACTCGAGATTAGGATCGACTTCaattccttccttctttcaGAAAGTTCTCGTCTAAGCCTTCTTCTGGCCACCTTCCGCGATAGGGCATTCAACCTGAACGCCCTTTCCATTGTTTCCAGGCCGGATACTTGGTGGAATCTCATTCCTGTAGCGATTGTGGATCTCCTTAGGGATATGTGCCGGTCGTTGCCTATTTCGCGCCTTCGATTTGAGAACGTGAACAGCATTCCAGCCACCGTCTTGTCTTCTCAACACACGCCTCGTTTACAATGGTTCGAGCTAGGCACATCGTCATTCGCATTTCAATCCATTCGACAGGTGACCAACTGGACCAACTTTATTCCTGACACCGGAAAATACAAGATTGATTTTATTCATGAGCGCGAGCTAATCGTCACTGCTGTCGATGCGGACTTCCACCGCTACGACACCATGTCTTTCTCTCAATTTATAAACAAGGTATCAGCGACGGTTGAGTCAATTACTTGGTACGTATAAATGTTCTACATTATATTGCTTTACTTAAACGAAACCATTAACAATAGTTTTCTGCGGAAGGGAGAACTTGAGACAGGCTATCTCATTGACCTCGGGACTTTGCCTCGACTCCACCAATTGACTATCAAGCAATTTCCAAACTCAAGTGACTTCGAACACTCTATGGAGAAGATTGGCGCATGCCTACACCACGGAGACGAGAAATCGTCGATCAGGGAACTCGTAATCCTTCTCTGGTTGGAAGATTGTTATAACTATAACGGTGCCAACACTGTCTCCGCTGTCGACTTTTCGCTCCTTCAAAAGCTTCGCCTGGACTTTCTTTCCGATAAACACCCTTCTTTGCAGAAAATCGAGCTATACATCGTGGTGGAGGTACTATTCTGTGACCAGGAACCCATGTTACCTAGAGTCGAAGCGCTGGAGAAACACGTTCGGAATGAAATCTGCCATTCTATGACATCTGACATGTCGTATCACGATttggaccactctttccccTTGCTACCCAAGGTTCAAGTCAGGATACATTTTTCTTGTGAATAATAAGCTTCCTTCCGCAAGTCAATTGTATCACGGTAGGCAGCACCAATGGGGTCATGCGTGTTTTTCTTTAGATTACTGTTATCAGCGTAATGCTTTGTGTTATTTCAGCAAAATTGAACGGTAGGCTAGGAAATGGCAGTATTATTCCAGGTTCAGTTTATATCCTTGCATTATATGCCAAAAATTAACAGCTGAATACCCGATCTTGTAAGTAGTAGATGGAAGGTGAAATAGGGGTAAAAtaggggggggggggggggggggggggggcgTTGCTCATGTTTgccaacgacttccgagtcgTCGATGTTGTACCACCTACTTAAAGTGTTCTCATTCTCCGTTATCTATACTGCATTTAAAGTCCCAGAAGACGTACTCTCTACAATTCTCCCTCCAACCACAATGTCTATTGCCAGATTCACAACTTCCCTATCAACCTGAAAAGTGAGTCTCTCCACCGCAtcctccacatccacaaacaCCGACTCAAAATTCTCATTCTCCATCTGCGATCCCTCCACCTTTTCCACACCCTCCTCAACAACCGTAATATACCAAAATATAATTTTCGAATTCGAGCTGCCCAAATCGCGCACGGTCACAGCAATAGGCTCCACCAATCCACCTGCAATCTCGACCACATGCACATTGCTGACACCTGGCACCGTCGCGCGCGTTGGCATGCGCTGCGGCCACAACGCACAGACGTACCCCGTCTCCTCGTACGTCTCGCGCACGGCGGCTTGCTCTATTGTTTCACCACGGTCTTTACGGCCTTTGGGGAGGAGCCACTCGTCACGGGTGAGCTGGTGCAGTATGCAGATCTCAAGCGTGTTGGTGGATGCTCTGCGCCGGAAGAGGACGCTTCCAGCAGAGAGAACGAAGGACCCAGCGAGGTATTGCGTCGTTGGATGGCGCGGGGCTGCCATTGCAAATGAATgggtgtatgtgtgtgtaTATGATGAGGGTGAAATGGCAAGAAGTATTTGGTTGGTGACGTATTCGGTGTGAAATGACTGATAAGTAATTGCCTCCGGCTGCGTTCCCGGGTTTTGATTCAAGACACCTTCGCCTTTGCTGTGGCTCCGGATGGACGGCAGCAAAATATTTTCGGGAGAACGTTGCGAGAATAAAGTGTTACTGGACGCCTGTCGAGTACAAGTGCATCTGGTTAAGTATAGCCGCGCATCACACACGTTCGTACCCGTTTTCCAGGAACAACATATTATTTATCTGCTTTAACGTAATTTATACTTTCCAGGGTCCTGGGGTCACTGTCAACGTCGCGTCTTATCTATGAGGGTCGGTTCAATCAACAAAAGGGAGCAAAAAGAAGGGCATTCTTGAGGCTGGCTACAACAACTATCGCGTGGTTTTTCGTTGCATTCACCACACTCATAACGCAAGAGAACGACTGACTATAGGGTGGGTACGATTTCGCTGCTGGAAAATCAGCACAAGTTTCACATGGCAGCGGGCGGTGAGTTTGAGCGCTTAAAGAGACCTCTTCACGCTGATTGTATATCTCAGGCACAATTCGGCTACCAGACTCTCCACAATTCGAACGTTTGTGCACAATCCAACAACAAAATAGCGCTCAAAGTATCAAATATCAATGCCAACCAAATCAACAAAGCAGCCTCTTAATGGTTAAACTGAATGGTAATTGTGGTCGTACGACCATATCATCCGAAAAGAGCATCTGTTGCCAATTGGCTGCCGGTGAGTCCGACTTTTGATCCCAAACATATATATAAGTACTTCCACGTCAGAGGATTTGCCACTGTCTAGTACATGTCATCAATTTGATAACTTGCTACTCAATTGCAAGAAGAATGAACTACGCCAAACTGTCTTTGGGTTCCACATGGCATCTGCAAACATGACGAACCCGGAGAGTGCTAATATAAACTAATGATACACAGAATTTAGAAATGACATTGGGCCTTGCGCGCGCTGAAGTGTCAGCTGCCTGGGGAATTGTTGAATATGGGACTAGTATGGGCAACGACAATGGGGACCACTGTCACCAAACTTGGATCCAACAGTGACCTAGTACTACGAATCCTGCACTGGAGTCATTATGACTATATGAGCTAAATGGTATGTCTCCTCGCTGTATCCAATTCAGTGATATAATTGTGACTGCTTGATATCTGATGACCATGCCAAGTTAGTTATGATAGGAATCGCAACGGACTTGCCCACCTGACAAATTGTAATCAATCATCATAATCAAGCATCAACACCAAATTCATGTTTGACAGTCATGACTCCACCAGCGTGATTGGTATATATTGAACAGAACCCTACCTAGCACGCATCGGACCTTTAATTATCACCGAAGCGTCAAGTATgtccaacaacaacgaccACCACGCTGAATCCAACACGAAGCACAACGATGTCGTGCCCCAGACCGAAAAGTAAGTTCGAATTTGCATAGATATGATTGTGTTATTGACATTGAAAGCGTGCTGGTAGATCCGAAAATGACATGAACGTTTCGATTCCTGGTGATGTGGATCCTGCCATAGCACAAGCACCTGAGTTCGCGATGCTTGGGAGATTGATGCAGATGATGTCTCATCCTACTCCCAATACCACCAGTGCACCGTCCAATGATACCCCTGCAGCAAATGCTCGCTCTCAACCACCAGAAACTACCCCGGAGACTGCACTGTCTGAACTTGTGAAAATCTTCGACGACTTGATGGTAAATTTGTGATTTTAAGTTTACAACACTGGTTTGTTGTTATTCTAATTATTTGTTTATTGCGGTGACAATGGCAGCACGTTCAAAGTAAGATACCTCAACTCGCCAATCAGGAGATCCCAACAGCTACCATTGCAAGTGATTTCCGGAAGGTGGAACGTCCAACGGCGGAGGGCCCACTTTACAACTCTTTGGAATACACAAAAGAGGGTGTACGGGATCTGCTTGGTATGGTTAAAGATGCCTTTTCGATGATAGACAAAATGGCCGGCCATGATTCTACTACATTTACTTCTTCTCCGGAGTCGTCGAAGGCGGGTAGGCTCGGGACCTCTGCACTTACCTCTATTTTGGACGCATCGGCGAAGTCCAGGCTAGCATCATCAGATACGGAAAGCACCACCAAATCTGAGCAGCCACCCATTCACAATGACCTTGCTGCAATGAACCTGACTGCCGTCACCCGACTCTATCAGACAAACGAGCTGGTGATACGTACCAATATCAAAAAACTGTATGATCATCTTGTCACCGTTCCTGAGGACGACGACAGCTATCCTTTCATCCAGTCAACAATCGGCATTAACATGCTCCACTTATACGAAGTGACATGGGATAGCGATGCCCTTGAAGCAGGCTGCGACGGAACTAGCCGCGCTCTACAAAGGCTATCTCAGCTCCCAGATGTTCCAAGAGTAAGGTCAGCTCCAACAATTGTACGCGGCTGGGCGTATGGCCAACGTTTGCTCGTCCAGAAGTTTGGAGATGTTGACAAGTTGGATGCCGCTTTGGCGGTTTTGAGGCAAACTTGGGGGATCTGCAAGGATTTGCCTGGAATTCCGTCTCGAGTCATGGAATTTCTCCGCACTGAGATGGGTATGTGTCTTGCTGATCACTATCGGTGCACAGGGAACCTGGATAGCTTAAACGATGCCATCGACCATTTATTTGCGCTTACCGAAGACGAACCAACCTCCAGTCCAGCCACTGCCGTCCTTGGCTTAGCCTATTATGATCGTTTTGTGCACCAGGGAGAGCTGGAAGATTTGCATCGTGCCCTGCGCCGTGGTCAGATGTGTTCCCAATCGCTGGCGGCTATAGATGCAGGAAGCCAAGCTTACGATGCTGATACAGCTGCAGGCCATCGACTTTACGCTCTGGCGCTATCCGAACGCTTCAAAATGACAATGGACATCGATGACTTGAACAAGGCTGTTAAACATGGGATTAAGGCACTAGGGCTTCTTCACCCTTCCCATCCGCTTCGCGTTCCGTATACAATCGACCTCGCCACAATCCTTTATTCTCGTCATCTGGCAGTTGAAAATGGTACTGTGGATCTGCGTACGGCATTAGAAAGTGTACAGACTGCCATTACGGCTGCAGATAACGATATCGGGCGACACTCTCGCATTCCCGCTGAATCGACTATCGGATTTCTCACTGCCGTCTCAGCGGAGAAACAAATGGATTTGTCCGGAGTCGATGCAGGGATTTCCATTATACAAAAGTCCAGGAAGAACTTTTCCGGTCCTCTGCATTTAGAATCTCGAGTCGAGAACTACCTCTCCAAAGCACTATTATGCCGTTTCCGCCTTGGTAAAAATGTTGAGGATTTCGAAAAAGCGCTTCATCATGCACAGCTGGCATTTGACAAGGCATCAGAGGGCTCCCCGTATCGTTTCCAATGTGGGCTGGAACTAGGCCAGCTGTTGGTTCAGCACTATCAATCCGGACGGTCCGAAACATGCGATGACGCCATTGCGCATTTCGTATCGGTAGCTTTATCCTCGACGTGGCCCTCTTTGCGATTAAATGCGGCGATTGAATGGGCTAACACGGCGGAACTTTCTGATGCCTCGGAGGGAGCTGAAGACGCCTTGCTTCTCGCTCTTGAGATCTTACCAACGCTGGCTTCACTGTCCAACCGCATTCCGGAGCATTATCGACTCTTGTCATCTCAAAAGGCTTCCATCCCAAATAGAGCCGCCATCTATGCGCTGAGTCGCAATAATGTGATCGATGCAGTTTCACGCCTTGAACAAGGGCGCAACATTATGTGGACACAGTCGCTACAACTCAAGGTGGGACACATGCTTCCAGGCGGGGACGAACGCCAACGCGAATTCAAATTGCTTTCAGAGCATCTTCTA
This genomic interval carries:
- a CDS encoding 8-oxo-(d)GTP phosphatase encodes the protein MAAPRHPTTQYLAGSFVLSAGSVLFRRRASTNTLEICILHQLTRDEWLLPKGRKDRGETIEQAAVRETYEETGYVCALWPQRMPTRATVPGVSNVHVVEIAGGLVEPIAVTVRDLGSSNSKIIFWYITVVEEGVEKVEGSQMENENFESVFVDVEDAVERLTFQVDREVVNLAIDIVVGGRIVESTSSGTLNAV